In Variovorax paradoxus, a single genomic region encodes these proteins:
- the tgt gene encoding tRNA guanosine(34) transglycosylase Tgt encodes MLNFELLKTDPGSHARRATLTLNHGKVQTPIFMPVGTYGTVKGVMPRSLEEMGAQIILGNTFHLWMRPGLDVMASFGGLHQFEKWDKPILTDSGGFQVWSLGAMRKISEEGVKFASPVNGDKLFLTPEVSMQIQTILNSDIVMQFDECTPYDTKGHITTEAEARISMELSLRWAKRCQAEFNRLENPNALFGIVQGGMFENLREESLAALVDMDFPGYAIGGVSVGEPKEEMLHIMGHTPHRLPANKPRYLMGVGTPEDLVQGVADGVDMFDCVMPTRNARNGTLFTRFGDLKMRNARHKSDPQPIDPSCTCHACAGTSGVSWNDGGREGFSRAYLHHLDRCGEMLGPMLTTIHNLHYYLNLMNEIRESLDAGTFTEFRARFKAERARGV; translated from the coding sequence CCTACGGCACCGTCAAGGGCGTGATGCCGCGCAGCCTGGAGGAAATGGGCGCGCAGATCATCCTGGGCAACACCTTCCACCTGTGGATGCGCCCCGGCCTGGACGTGATGGCCAGCTTCGGCGGGCTGCATCAGTTCGAGAAGTGGGACAAGCCGATCCTTACCGACTCGGGCGGCTTCCAGGTGTGGTCGCTGGGCGCGATGCGCAAGATCAGCGAAGAGGGCGTGAAGTTCGCATCGCCCGTCAACGGCGACAAGCTGTTCCTCACGCCCGAGGTCTCGATGCAGATCCAGACCATCCTGAACAGCGACATCGTGATGCAGTTCGACGAGTGCACGCCCTACGACACCAAGGGCCACATCACGACCGAGGCCGAGGCACGCATCTCGATGGAACTGAGCCTGCGCTGGGCCAAGCGCTGCCAGGCGGAGTTCAACCGGCTGGAGAACCCGAACGCGCTCTTCGGCATCGTGCAGGGCGGCATGTTCGAGAACCTGCGCGAGGAATCGCTGGCCGCGCTGGTCGACATGGACTTTCCCGGCTACGCCATCGGCGGCGTGAGCGTGGGCGAGCCCAAGGAAGAGATGCTGCACATCATGGGCCACACGCCGCACCGGCTGCCGGCGAACAAGCCGCGCTACCTGATGGGCGTGGGCACGCCCGAAGACCTGGTGCAGGGCGTGGCCGACGGCGTGGACATGTTCGACTGCGTGATGCCCACGCGCAACGCGCGCAACGGCACGCTCTTCACCCGCTTCGGCGACCTGAAGATGCGCAACGCGCGCCACAAGAGCGACCCGCAGCCCATCGACCCGAGCTGCACCTGCCACGCCTGCGCCGGCACCTCGGGCGTGAGCTGGAACGACGGCGGGCGCGAAGGCTTCAGCCGCGCCTACCTGCATCACCTCGACCGCTGCGGCGAGATGCTCGGGCCGATGCTCACGACCATCCACAACCTGCACTACTACCTGAATCTGATGAACGAGATCCGCGAATCGCTCGATGCGGGCACGTTCACGGAATTTCGCGCGCGCTTCAAGGCCGAGCGCGCACGCGGCGTCTGA
- a CDS encoding SDR family NAD(P)-dependent oxidoreductase has product MTDASQLSPYTARYPSLAGRTVFISGGASGIGESLVRSFHAQGAKVGFCDLDTAAGSALAAQLQGEHPALFVPCDVTDTAALAAAIDAVRQRFGPISVLLNNAANDRRHEMADVTSDDFDRLVAVNFKHQFFAAQAVADDMRALGGGSIVNFGSISWMIKGKGYPVYQACKAAARGLTRSLARDLGKQNIRVNSIVPGWVMTERQIKLWVKPESGAEIDAAQCLPGRVMAEDIAAMALFLAADDSRMCTAQDYVVDAGWT; this is encoded by the coding sequence ATGACCGACGCATCACAACTTTCGCCCTACACCGCCCGCTACCCCTCGCTGGCCGGGCGCACCGTGTTCATCTCCGGCGGCGCCAGCGGCATCGGCGAATCGCTGGTGCGGTCCTTTCATGCGCAGGGCGCGAAGGTCGGCTTCTGCGATCTCGACACCGCCGCCGGCAGCGCGCTGGCGGCGCAGTTGCAGGGCGAGCATCCGGCGCTGTTCGTGCCCTGCGACGTGACCGACACGGCCGCGCTCGCCGCCGCCATCGACGCGGTGCGTCAGCGCTTCGGGCCGATCTCCGTGCTGCTGAACAACGCGGCCAACGACCGCCGCCATGAGATGGCCGACGTGACCAGCGACGACTTCGACCGCCTCGTGGCCGTCAACTTCAAGCACCAGTTCTTCGCCGCGCAGGCGGTGGCCGACGACATGCGCGCGCTGGGCGGCGGCTCGATCGTCAACTTCGGCTCCATCAGCTGGATGATCAAGGGCAAGGGCTACCCGGTGTACCAGGCCTGCAAGGCGGCGGCGCGCGGCCTCACGCGCTCGCTGGCGCGCGACCTGGGCAAGCAGAACATCCGCGTGAATTCGATCGTGCCGGGCTGGGTGATGACCGAGCGGCAGATCAAGCTGTGGGTCAAGCCCGAGTCGGGCGCGGAGATCGACGCGGCGCAATGCCTGCCAGGACGCGTGATGGCAGAGGACATCGCAGCGATGGCGCTCTTCCTGGCGGCTGACGACTCGCGCATGTGCACCGCGCAGGACTACGTGGTGGATGCCGGCTGGACCTGA
- a CDS encoding DUF3597 domain-containing protein: MSIFGSILSKIFPGAKAAEAPAPAPAPVDAAPADAPAPAVAAPPPAIPLGDVAAVLDGMPGSKNLNWRTSIVDLMKLLGLDSSLEARKQLAAELSYGEDTSDSAKMNIWLHRQVMTKLAANGGTVPAELRD, encoded by the coding sequence ATGAGCATTTTCGGCAGCATCCTTTCCAAGATCTTCCCGGGCGCCAAGGCGGCCGAGGCCCCCGCGCCGGCACCGGCCCCCGTCGACGCGGCACCGGCCGATGCACCCGCACCCGCCGTGGCGGCGCCTCCGCCCGCCATTCCGCTGGGCGACGTGGCGGCAGTGCTCGACGGCATGCCGGGTTCGAAGAACCTCAACTGGCGCACCTCCATCGTCGACCTCATGAAGCTGCTCGGCCTGGACAGCAGCCTCGAGGCACGCAAGCAACTGGCCGCGGAACTGAGCTACGGCGAAGACACCAGCGACAGCGCCAAGATGAACATCTGGCTGCACCGCCAGGTCATGACCAAGCTGGCCGCCAACGGCGGCACGGTTCCGGCGGAACTCCGCGACTGA
- a CDS encoding serine endopeptidase, translating into MSKSLRLSEKWFRRGLWLVAFVFASFLIGLGSTIVGDLPQVERARGIDDFIDLRAAQPLRATIAASEATELKAARDLDQIRLQLQAAQQANANARETFGNWLATRRATAQPDQDTELIARTKALDAFKQKEEQVQRQVNAQQQITLDARQAEQRARTALAELERDAQVKLEAEYRRIELRVFLYRLALTLPLLVVAGWLFAKKRKSTYWPFVWGFIFFALFAFFVELVPYLPSYGGYVRYVVGIVLTVLVGRYAIVALNRYLARQKLAEQQPDQVRREELSYDTALARLGKGVCPGCERPVDLKNDAIDFCPHCGIGLFDHCGVCETRKSAFSRFCHACGTAAAA; encoded by the coding sequence ATGAGCAAATCCCTTCGCCTTTCCGAAAAATGGTTCCGCCGCGGCCTCTGGCTGGTGGCCTTCGTGTTCGCCAGCTTCCTCATCGGGCTGGGCAGCACCATCGTGGGCGACCTGCCGCAGGTCGAACGCGCGCGCGGCATCGACGACTTCATCGACCTGCGCGCCGCGCAGCCGCTTCGCGCGACCATCGCGGCCTCGGAAGCCACCGAGCTGAAGGCCGCGCGCGACCTCGACCAGATACGCCTGCAGCTGCAGGCCGCGCAGCAGGCCAACGCCAATGCGCGCGAGACCTTCGGCAACTGGCTCGCCACGCGCCGCGCCACCGCGCAGCCCGACCAGGACACCGAGCTCATCGCGCGCACCAAGGCGCTCGACGCATTCAAGCAGAAAGAAGAACAGGTGCAGCGCCAGGTCAATGCGCAGCAGCAGATCACGCTGGACGCGCGCCAGGCCGAGCAACGCGCGCGCACCGCGCTCGCCGAGCTGGAGCGCGACGCGCAGGTGAAGCTGGAAGCCGAGTACCGCCGCATCGAACTGCGCGTGTTCCTCTACCGGCTGGCGCTCACGCTGCCGCTGCTGGTGGTGGCCGGCTGGCTGTTCGCGAAGAAGCGCAAGAGCACCTACTGGCCCTTCGTGTGGGGCTTCATCTTCTTCGCGCTGTTCGCCTTCTTCGTCGAGCTGGTGCCCTACCTGCCGAGCTACGGCGGCTATGTGCGCTACGTGGTGGGCATCGTGCTCACGGTGCTGGTGGGGCGCTACGCCATCGTCGCGCTCAACCGCTACCTGGCGCGCCAGAAACTCGCCGAGCAGCAGCCCGACCAGGTGCGGCGCGAAGAGCTCAGCTACGACACCGCGCTCGCGCGCCTGGGCAAGGGCGTGTGCCCCGGCTGCGAGCGGCCGGTGGACCTGAAGAACGATGCCATCGACTTCTGCCCGCACTGCGGCATCGGCCTGTTCGACCACTGCGGCGTGTGCGAGACGCGCAAGAGCGCCTTCTCCAGGTTCTGCCACGCCTGCGGCACGGCGGCCGCGGCGTAG
- a CDS encoding DUF2145 domain-containing protein produces the protein MKRAPIPWAALGLALAAALPMQALAGRSCEQVKPTPAVIVKGMELAERTSQALDASGARVVILARAGQDLSKYGLRYSHLGIAYKTDAGPWRVVHKLNQCGTAVASVYRQGLGEFFLDDLWRYEAAWVVPTPAVQAQLMAALDEPPARIVRMNIAPYSIVSYAWGQKYQQSNQWAVETLAAAMEPATIGNRAQAQAWMQFKGYEPTTLKLGPLTRLGGRVTSANVAFDDHPNDKRFSDRIETVTVDSVFAWLPRAGLGAAPVTLKLQ, from the coding sequence GTGAAGCGCGCGCCGATACCTTGGGCCGCGCTCGGGCTTGCCCTGGCAGCGGCCCTGCCGATGCAGGCCCTGGCCGGCCGTTCATGCGAGCAGGTCAAGCCGACGCCCGCGGTGATCGTCAAGGGCATGGAGTTGGCCGAGCGCACCTCGCAGGCGCTCGACGCCAGCGGCGCGCGCGTGGTGATCCTGGCGCGCGCCGGGCAGGACCTGAGCAAGTACGGCCTGCGCTACTCGCACCTGGGCATCGCCTACAAGACCGACGCCGGCCCGTGGCGCGTGGTGCACAAGCTCAACCAGTGCGGCACCGCGGTGGCGTCGGTGTACCGGCAGGGGCTCGGCGAGTTCTTTCTCGACGACCTGTGGCGCTACGAGGCCGCCTGGGTCGTGCCCACGCCGGCCGTGCAGGCGCAGCTGATGGCCGCGCTGGACGAGCCGCCCGCGCGCATCGTGCGCATGAACATCGCGCCCTACAGCATCGTGAGCTACGCCTGGGGCCAGAAGTACCAGCAGTCGAACCAGTGGGCCGTCGAGACACTGGCCGCCGCGATGGAGCCCGCCACCATCGGCAACCGCGCGCAGGCGCAGGCATGGATGCAGTTCAAGGGCTACGAGCCCACCACGCTGAAGCTAGGGCCGCTCACCCGGCTGGGCGGGCGCGTGACCTCGGCCAACGTGGCCTTCGACGACCACCCCAACGACAAGCGCTTCAGCGACCGCATCGAGACGGTGACCGTCGATTCGGTGTTCGCCTGGCTGCCGCGCGCGGGGCTGGGCGCGGCGCCGGTGACGCTGAAGCTTCAATGA
- a CDS encoding YiaA/YiaB family inner membrane protein, which translates to MQPLSSTTVSIQRDTRAWQFQTWASFAIAVFLCATGLSWLPGQALDRAFMVMGYVFCLSTAFMLAKFIRDGEQAAAGLSTGRDVPMWRMVVWGSFFTAMALTGWGLVRMEINDTYKAFLGVSWLFLISSAFTLAKTLRDRHEADMAEARLQGRRLARAEAAASSSTSASAE; encoded by the coding sequence ATGCAACCCCTTTCATCCACGACCGTTTCCATCCAGCGCGACACGCGGGCCTGGCAGTTCCAGACCTGGGCTTCGTTCGCGATCGCCGTCTTCCTGTGCGCCACCGGCTTGAGCTGGCTGCCGGGGCAGGCGCTGGACCGGGCGTTCATGGTGATGGGCTACGTGTTCTGCCTGAGCACCGCCTTCATGCTGGCCAAGTTCATCCGCGACGGCGAGCAGGCGGCAGCCGGCCTGTCCACCGGCCGCGACGTGCCCATGTGGCGCATGGTCGTCTGGGGCAGCTTCTTCACCGCGATGGCTCTCACGGGCTGGGGCCTCGTGCGCATGGAGATCAACGACACCTACAAGGCCTTCCTGGGCGTGAGCTGGCTGTTCCTCATCAGCTCGGCCTTCACCCTGGCCAAGACCCTGCGTGACCGCCACGAAGCCGACATGGCCGAAGCCCGCCTGCAAGGCCGCCGCCTGGCCCGCGCCGAAGCCGCTGCCTCTTCTTCGACCTCCGCTTCCGCCGAATAA
- a CDS encoding MFS transporter, protein MTTPAAAAAPATSAPHEANAHANQFALLKQRRFAPFFWTQFAGAANDNLFKFAFTVMVTYQLQLSWMPPAMAGLVIGALFILPFLLFSATSGQLTDKFDKTKMIRFVKNLEIAIMLIAAWGFVTTNAVVLLGCVFLMGLHSTLFGPVKFAYLPQVLDPRELTGGNGMVEMGTFVAILLGQVAGGLLVAVPQIGHLTVAVACVLLALVGRGVAQAIPRTPATDPGLVINWNPISETWRNLKLARENIVVFRSLLGISWMWFFGAVFLSQFPSFAKEVLHGNEQVASLLLVVFSVGIGVGSLLCETLSRRQVEIGLVPLGAIGMSVFAIDLYFASRGLPKAAEMGIGTFVHQGAHWRVMADLALLSLFAGLYSVPMYALIQLRSQPTHRARIIAANNILNALFMIGSSVIAGALLGAGFTIPQIFLFTGIANAVVAFYIFMLVPEYMLRFVAWVLSRFVYRFDIKGDEHIPTEGAAVLVCNHVSFIDAVLLMAASPRPIRFIMDHRIFKVPVLGWLFKLAKAIPIAPQKEDPAAYEAAFASALGVLREGDLLAIFPEGAITRDGTLQPFKGGVMKIVDSARAEGIEPPVIPMALTNLWGSYFSRIELRGGEQVAMAKPFRRGFFSRVGLNVGPAVAPSEVQPESLRQRVSGLLGA, encoded by the coding sequence ATGACCACCCCCGCCGCTGCTGCAGCCCCCGCGACGTCCGCGCCCCACGAGGCCAACGCGCACGCCAACCAGTTCGCCCTTCTCAAGCAGCGGCGCTTCGCGCCTTTCTTCTGGACCCAGTTCGCGGGCGCCGCGAACGACAACCTCTTCAAGTTCGCCTTCACCGTCATGGTGACCTACCAGCTCCAGCTGAGCTGGATGCCGCCGGCCATGGCGGGCCTGGTGATCGGCGCGCTGTTCATCCTGCCGTTCCTGCTGTTCTCGGCCACCTCTGGCCAGCTGACCGACAAGTTCGACAAGACGAAGATGATCCGCTTCGTCAAGAACCTCGAGATCGCGATCATGCTGATCGCCGCCTGGGGTTTCGTCACGACCAACGCCGTGGTGCTGCTGGGCTGCGTGTTCCTCATGGGCCTGCACTCCACCCTGTTCGGGCCGGTCAAGTTCGCCTACCTGCCGCAGGTGCTCGATCCGCGCGAGCTCACGGGCGGCAACGGCATGGTCGAGATGGGCACCTTCGTCGCCATCCTGCTGGGGCAGGTGGCGGGCGGGCTGCTGGTGGCGGTGCCGCAGATCGGCCATCTCACGGTGGCGGTGGCCTGCGTGCTGCTCGCGCTGGTGGGGCGCGGCGTGGCGCAGGCCATTCCGCGCACGCCGGCCACCGACCCCGGGCTGGTCATCAACTGGAACCCGATCAGCGAGACCTGGCGCAACCTCAAGCTGGCGCGCGAGAACATCGTGGTGTTCCGCTCGCTGCTGGGCATTTCGTGGATGTGGTTCTTCGGCGCGGTGTTCCTGAGCCAGTTTCCGAGCTTCGCCAAGGAGGTGCTGCACGGCAACGAGCAGGTGGCCTCGCTGCTGCTGGTGGTGTTCTCGGTGGGCATCGGCGTCGGCTCGCTGCTGTGCGAGACGCTCAGCCGCCGGCAGGTGGAGATCGGCCTTGTGCCGCTGGGCGCCATCGGCATGAGCGTGTTCGCGATCGACCTGTACTTCGCTTCGCGCGGCCTGCCGAAGGCGGCCGAAATGGGCATCGGCACCTTCGTGCACCAGGGCGCCCACTGGCGCGTGATGGCCGACCTGGCGCTGCTGTCGCTGTTCGCGGGCCTGTACAGCGTGCCGATGTACGCGCTGATCCAGCTGCGCAGCCAGCCCACGCACCGCGCGCGCATCATCGCGGCCAACAACATCCTCAACGCGCTGTTCATGATCGGCAGCTCGGTCATCGCCGGCGCGCTGCTGGGCGCGGGCTTCACCATTCCGCAGATCTTTCTGTTCACCGGCATCGCCAACGCGGTGGTGGCGTTCTACATCTTCATGCTGGTGCCGGAGTACATGCTGCGCTTCGTGGCCTGGGTGCTGTCGCGCTTCGTCTACCGCTTCGACATCAAGGGCGACGAGCACATTCCCACCGAGGGCGCGGCCGTGCTGGTGTGCAACCACGTGAGCTTCATCGACGCGGTGCTGCTGATGGCCGCGAGCCCGCGCCCCATCCGCTTCATCATGGACCACCGCATCTTCAAGGTGCCGGTGCTGGGCTGGCTGTTCAAGCTGGCCAAGGCCATTCCCATCGCGCCGCAGAAGGAAGACCCGGCCGCCTACGAAGCCGCCTTCGCCAGCGCGCTGGGCGTGCTGCGCGAGGGCGACCTGCTCGCCATCTTCCCCGAGGGCGCGATCACACGCGACGGCACCTTGCAGCCCTTCAAGGGCGGCGTGATGAAGATCGTCGACAGCGCGCGCGCCGAAGGCATCGAGCCGCCGGTCATCCCGATGGCGCTGACCAACCTCTGGGGCTCGTACTTCAGCCGCATAGAACTGCGCGGCGGCGAACAGGTGGCCATGGCCAAGCCCTTCCGCCGCGGTTTCTTCAGCCGCGTGGGCCTGAACGTCGGCCCGGCCGTGGCGCCTTCCGAGGTGCAGCCGGAGTCGCTGCGCCAGCGCGTGAGCGGCCTGCTCGGCGCCTAA
- a CDS encoding helix-turn-helix domain-containing protein has protein sequence MSTTVDLVQALKNELKSARMTYADLARSLDMAESSVKRMLAKSDMPLSRVDAICRALKIDFAELARRVADAQPLLKELTHEQEKAVVKDKKLLLVAISVLSQWTLEQIVAAYRISEAECIGCLAQLDRIGIIELRPLNRYRLKLAKTFRWRPHGPVMEFFRENVVLDYYRGGFDGPAEGLLLVHGSISRSLAPAFLERLQRVAQDFAQQHQTDQKLSAKDREGYTLLLGMRNWEFELFTRLRRN, from the coding sequence ATGAGCACCACCGTCGACCTCGTACAAGCCCTCAAGAACGAACTCAAAAGTGCGCGCATGACCTACGCCGACCTGGCGCGGTCGCTCGACATGGCCGAATCCAGCGTCAAGCGGATGCTGGCCAAGAGCGACATGCCGCTGTCGCGCGTCGACGCCATCTGCCGCGCGCTGAAGATCGATTTCGCCGAACTGGCGCGCCGCGTGGCCGATGCCCAGCCGCTGCTGAAGGAACTGACGCACGAGCAGGAAAAGGCCGTGGTCAAGGACAAGAAGCTGCTGCTGGTGGCCATCAGCGTGCTGAGCCAGTGGACGCTGGAGCAGATCGTGGCGGCCTACCGTATCAGCGAGGCCGAGTGCATCGGCTGCCTGGCGCAGCTGGACCGCATCGGCATCATCGAGCTGCGGCCGCTGAACCGGTATCGCCTGAAGCTCGCCAAGACCTTCCGCTGGCGCCCGCACGGCCCGGTGATGGAGTTTTTCCGCGAGAACGTGGTGCTCGACTACTACCGCGGCGGCTTCGACGGCCCGGCCGAAGGCCTGCTGCTGGTGCACGGCTCGATCAGCCGCTCGCTGGCGCCGGCCTTCCTGGAACGCCTGCAGCGCGTGGCGCAGGACTTCGCGCAGCAGCACCAGACCGACCAGAAGCTGTCGGCCAAGGACCGCGAGGGCTACACCCTGCTGCTGGGCATGCGCAACTGGGAGTTCGAGCTCTTCACCCGCCTGCGCCGGAACTGA
- the pyrF gene encoding orotidine-5'-phosphate decarboxylase encodes MTFLDKLAAAQQKNGSLLCVGLDPEPAKFPGQFKGDASRIFDFCARIVDATADLVIAFKPQIAYFAAHRAEAQLEQLMEHMRRNAPDVPVILDAKRGDIGSTAEQYALEAFERYGADAVTLSPFMGFDSVAPYLKHEGKGAFLLCRTSNPGGSDLQGQRLADVEGQPFLYEHVARLAQGPWNLNGQLGLVVGATYPAEIERVRELAPTVPLLIPGVGAQGGDVVATVRAGWRADAPIIVNSSRAICYASSGGDFAEAAKNAARTTRDALEAAKP; translated from the coding sequence ATGACTTTCCTCGACAAGCTGGCCGCCGCACAGCAAAAAAACGGTTCGTTGCTCTGCGTGGGGCTCGATCCCGAGCCAGCCAAATTCCCGGGGCAATTCAAGGGCGACGCCAGCCGAATCTTCGATTTCTGCGCGCGCATCGTCGACGCGACGGCCGACCTGGTCATCGCCTTCAAACCCCAGATCGCCTATTTCGCGGCCCACCGCGCCGAAGCCCAGCTCGAGCAGCTCATGGAGCACATGCGCCGCAACGCGCCCGACGTGCCCGTGATCCTCGACGCCAAGCGCGGCGACATCGGCTCCACCGCCGAGCAGTACGCGCTGGAAGCCTTCGAGCGCTACGGCGCCGACGCCGTCACGCTGTCGCCCTTCATGGGCTTCGACTCGGTGGCGCCGTACCTCAAGCACGAGGGCAAGGGCGCCTTCCTGCTGTGCCGCACCAGCAACCCCGGCGGCTCCGACCTGCAGGGCCAGCGCTTGGCGGACGTGGAGGGCCAGCCCTTCCTGTACGAGCACGTCGCCAGGCTGGCGCAGGGCCCGTGGAACCTCAACGGCCAGCTAGGACTGGTGGTGGGCGCGACCTACCCGGCGGAAATCGAGCGCGTGCGCGAACTCGCGCCGACCGTGCCGCTGCTGATTCCGGGCGTCGGCGCCCAGGGCGGCGATGTCGTCGCCACGGTGCGCGCCGGCTGGCGCGCCGATGCGCCGATCATCGTGAACTCGTCGCGGGCGATTTGCTATGCCTCGTCGGGCGGGGACTTCGCCGAAGCGGCCAAAAATGCGGCGCGCACCACGCGCGACGCACTGGAAGCCGCCAAGCCCTGA
- a CDS encoding uracil-DNA glycosylase family protein — MNAVQTLKLDARQRAMLDEMGVKVWWPVPQVVQAEPEPVPVPVQAAPETAPPEDEYIPTAEERMEAEMPVSAPPPPQQRAPAPRPVAAPAPVARPAATPASMGAAVLLEAPCRLYADAGDAAATQGGWLVVADMPPEADGRHGEPFAGDAGRLLDNMLRALKLHDGKTPVHLMRTHRGVAAGQPGSPRPIAESFGEHAAALAPRVVLAMGPLAAQSLMQSGDPLGKLRGRAVPLAVNGEQGAAVVVATYHPAYLLRNPADKARAWADLCLAAEQHTPAAG, encoded by the coding sequence ATGAACGCGGTGCAGACATTGAAGCTCGACGCGCGCCAGCGCGCGATGCTCGACGAAATGGGCGTGAAGGTCTGGTGGCCCGTGCCCCAGGTGGTGCAAGCCGAGCCCGAACCCGTGCCGGTGCCGGTGCAGGCCGCGCCCGAAACCGCGCCGCCCGAAGACGAATACATCCCGACCGCCGAGGAGCGCATGGAGGCGGAAATGCCCGTTTCCGCGCCACCGCCGCCGCAGCAGCGCGCGCCGGCCCCCCGCCCCGTGGCGGCACCCGCGCCGGTTGCACGCCCCGCTGCAACGCCGGCGTCGATGGGCGCCGCCGTGCTGCTCGAGGCGCCCTGCCGCCTCTATGCCGATGCAGGCGATGCGGCTGCTACCCAAGGCGGCTGGCTGGTCGTCGCCGACATGCCGCCCGAGGCCGACGGCCGTCACGGCGAGCCCTTCGCGGGCGATGCCGGGCGTCTGCTCGACAACATGCTGCGCGCCCTGAAGCTGCACGACGGCAAGACGCCCGTGCACCTCATGCGCACCCACCGCGGCGTGGCCGCCGGCCAGCCCGGCAGCCCGCGCCCGATAGCCGAATCCTTCGGCGAGCACGCCGCGGCGCTCGCGCCCCGCGTGGTGCTGGCGATGGGCCCGCTGGCCGCGCAAAGCTTGATGCAAAGCGGCGATCCGCTGGGCAAGCTGCGCGGTCGCGCGGTGCCCCTGGCCGTGAACGGAGAGCAGGGCGCGGCGGTGGTCGTCGCCACCTATCACCCGGCCTACCTGCTGCGCAACCCGGCCGACAAGGCCCGCGCCTGGGCCGATCTCTGCCTGGCCGCCGAGCAGCACACGCCTGCAGCGGGCTGA
- the rimI gene encoding ribosomal protein S18-alanine N-acetyltransferase, translating into MSAVLQPVEARLEPLTIERIDAVCAVEQTAYSHPWTRANFTDSMAVGYHCQCLLAPGVAQGVTSPVTTLGETLIGYFVAMKGVDEVHLLNITVAPAFQRQGWAPLMLEALGGWARGEGAQWLWLEVRQSNQRALDIYVRQGFRSVGVRKGYYPAHDGKREDAVVMSLRLNETGTAWGALR; encoded by the coding sequence ATGAGCGCCGTCCTCCAGCCCGTCGAAGCCCGCCTCGAACCGCTCACCATCGAGCGGATCGACGCTGTCTGCGCGGTGGAGCAGACGGCCTACAGCCACCCCTGGACGCGCGCCAACTTCACCGATTCCATGGCCGTGGGCTATCACTGCCAGTGCCTGCTGGCCCCAGGCGTGGCGCAGGGCGTCACCTCGCCCGTCACCACCCTGGGCGAAACGCTCATCGGCTACTTCGTGGCCATGAAGGGCGTCGACGAGGTACACCTGCTGAACATCACCGTGGCCCCGGCCTTCCAGCGCCAGGGCTGGGCGCCGCTCATGCTCGAAGCGCTGGGCGGCTGGGCACGCGGCGAGGGCGCGCAGTGGCTGTGGCTCGAAGTGCGCCAGAGCAACCAGCGCGCGCTCGACATCTACGTGCGGCAGGGCTTCCGCAGCGTGGGCGTGCGCAAGGGCTACTACCCGGCCCATGACGGTAAGCGCGAGGACGCTGTCGTCATGAGCCTGCGATTGAATGAAACAGGCACCGCCTGGGGAGCCTTGCGATGA
- the tsaB gene encoding tRNA (adenosine(37)-N6)-threonylcarbamoyltransferase complex dimerization subunit type 1 TsaB has product MSRLLAFDTSTEHLSVAVLHGERLLAHNGVGGAQASTTLLPLIQQLLGEAGLALAELDAIVFGRGPGSFTGLRTACSVAQGLAFGADVPLLPVDTLLAVAEEARHAFGAQQVVAVLDARMDQLYAARYDFSAAGPLGSLGGDDEPLLLSPEALEVPAGYALAGNAFAAYGPRLAPAAARHEALPTATAMLRLAPALLAAGRTVPAAQAWPLYVRDKVAQTTEERAAIKAAAASAAAAAPSSHA; this is encoded by the coding sequence ATGTCTAGATTGCTGGCCTTCGACACGAGCACCGAGCACCTGTCGGTCGCGGTGCTGCACGGCGAGCGGCTGCTGGCCCACAACGGCGTGGGCGGCGCGCAGGCCTCGACCACCTTGCTCCCGCTGATCCAGCAGCTGCTGGGCGAAGCCGGACTCGCACTGGCCGAGCTGGACGCCATCGTCTTCGGCCGCGGCCCCGGCTCGTTCACCGGCCTGCGCACCGCCTGCTCGGTGGCCCAGGGGCTGGCTTTCGGCGCCGACGTGCCGCTGCTGCCTGTCGACACCCTGCTGGCCGTGGCCGAGGAAGCGCGCCATGCCTTCGGCGCGCAGCAGGTGGTGGCGGTGCTCGATGCCCGCATGGACCAGCTCTACGCCGCGCGCTACGACTTCTCCGCTGCCGGCCCCCTGGGAAGCTTGGGTGGCGATGACGAGCCCCTGCTGCTGTCGCCCGAGGCCCTCGAAGTACCCGCCGGCTACGCGCTGGCCGGCAACGCCTTCGCCGCCTATGGCCCGCGCCTGGCGCCGGCCGCCGCCCGCCACGAGGCCCTGCCCACCGCCACCGCCATGCTGCGGCTCGCGCCCGCGCTGCTCGCGGCCGGCCGCACCGTCCCGGCGGCACAGGCCTGGCCGCTCTATGTTCGCGATAAAGTGGCGCAGACCACCGAAGAGCGCGCCGCCATCAAGGCGGCCGCCGCATCGGCAGCAGCAGCAGCCCCTTCCAGCCACGCATGA